In Anaeromyxobacter sp., the following proteins share a genomic window:
- the recA gene encoding recombinase RecA, with amino-acid sequence MAVGPEKEKAIELAVSSIEKAFGKGSIMRLGNQESLVKDVAAVSTGATSLDIALGVGGFPRGRIIEIYGPESSGKTTLALHAIAEAQKAGGICAFVDAEHALDVGYARKLGVRTDDLLISQPDSGEQALEIVETLVRSGAIDVLVIDSVAALVPKAELEGEMGDAHMGVQARLMSQALRKLTGTISKSQTIVIFINQIRMKIGVMFGNPETTTGGNALKFYASQRLDIRRIGAIKDGDAVIGNRTRVKVVKNKMAPPFKEVEFDIMYGQGISREGDLLDLAAQENVVEKSGTWFSFDGERIGQGREQAKTFLKEHPAALQKIEALVLEKFGVKRGPAAHPEAEEAPEERKGRVKAVK; translated from the coding sequence ATGGCTGTTGGTCCGGAGAAGGAGAAGGCGATCGAGCTGGCCGTCTCGTCCATCGAGAAGGCGTTCGGCAAGGGCTCGATCATGCGGCTCGGCAACCAGGAGTCGCTGGTGAAGGACGTGGCGGCGGTCTCGACCGGGGCCACCTCGCTCGACATCGCGCTGGGCGTGGGCGGCTTCCCCCGCGGTCGCATCATCGAGATCTACGGCCCGGAGTCGTCCGGCAAGACCACCCTGGCGCTGCACGCCATCGCCGAGGCCCAGAAGGCCGGCGGCATCTGCGCCTTCGTGGACGCCGAGCACGCCCTGGACGTCGGCTACGCCCGCAAGCTGGGCGTCCGCACCGACGACCTGCTCATCTCGCAGCCCGACTCCGGCGAGCAGGCGCTGGAGATCGTGGAGACGCTGGTCCGCTCCGGCGCCATCGACGTGCTGGTCATCGACTCGGTGGCCGCGCTGGTGCCCAAGGCCGAGCTGGAGGGCGAGATGGGCGACGCCCACATGGGCGTGCAGGCCCGCCTCATGAGCCAGGCGCTCCGCAAGCTCACCGGCACCATCTCCAAGTCGCAGACCATCGTCATCTTCATCAACCAGATCCGCATGAAGATCGGCGTGATGTTCGGCAACCCGGAGACCACCACCGGCGGCAACGCGCTCAAGTTCTACGCCAGCCAGCGGCTCGACATCCGCCGCATCGGCGCCATCAAGGACGGGGACGCGGTCATCGGCAACCGCACCCGCGTCAAGGTGGTCAAGAACAAGATGGCCCCGCCGTTCAAGGAGGTCGAGTTCGACATCATGTACGGCCAGGGCATCAGCCGCGAGGGCGACCTGCTCGACCTGGCCGCCCAGGAGAACGTGGTGGAGAAGAGCGGCACCTGGTTCAGCTTCGACGGCGAGCGCATCGGCCAGGGCCGGGAGCAGGCCAAGACCTTCCTGAAGGAGCACCCGGCGGCGCTCCAGAAGATCGAGGCGCTGGTCCTCGAGAAGTTCGGCGTCAAGCGCGGCCCGGCGGCCCACCCGGAGGCCGAGGAGGCCCCCGAGGAGCGCAAGGGGCGCGTCAAGGCCGTGAAGTAG
- a CDS encoding DUF4147 domain-containing protein yields the protein MTSPTSAPQDPQALAAACAASYRTAVARLGAGRLVAEALAARPLPAGPVRVAALGKAAGAMLAAALEALGPRARDLVCVLPEGAWVPPGVAALRGGHPRPTTGSLAAGRALLDWSAGPPAPALVLLSGGGSALAAAPLLGVTFEEKAEAVARLMAAGRPIGELNAVRKHLSALKGGRLGLRLAGAPVRVLVLSDVPGDDLSTIASGPFTGDPTSWADVARVLAASGVAGALPAAVRRLVEAGADRGTAGPGGPPAETPKPGDPRLDGVEHQLLAGPVGFARAAAEAARALGLAAEADPLPLSGDVAEVAARLGAWARAHAGRGPRLLALGGEPTVVVPPGAARPDGGRAQALMLLAARALDGLPAAALAAGSDGRDGPTERAGAVVDGRSAALATRLGLDLDAALAEARSGPACDALGATLPRFETGTHLGDLVLVAVR from the coding sequence ATGACCTCCCCGACCTCCGCACCGCAAGACCCGCAGGCCCTCGCGGCGGCGTGCGCCGCCTCCTACCGGACCGCGGTGGCCCGCCTCGGCGCCGGTCGCCTGGTGGCGGAGGCGCTGGCGGCCAGGCCGCTCCCGGCCGGGCCGGTGCGGGTGGCCGCGCTCGGCAAGGCGGCCGGGGCCATGCTGGCGGCCGCGCTCGAGGCGCTGGGGCCGCGCGCCCGCGACCTGGTGTGCGTCCTGCCGGAGGGCGCCTGGGTCCCCCCCGGCGTGGCGGCCCTGCGCGGCGGCCACCCCCGCCCCACCACCGGCTCCCTGGCGGCCGGCCGGGCGCTGCTCGACTGGAGCGCCGGCCCGCCGGCCCCGGCCCTGGTGCTGCTCTCCGGCGGCGGCAGCGCGCTGGCGGCCGCGCCGCTCCTCGGGGTCACCTTCGAGGAGAAGGCCGAGGCGGTGGCGCGCCTCATGGCGGCCGGCCGACCCATCGGCGAGCTCAACGCGGTCCGCAAGCACCTGTCGGCGCTCAAGGGCGGGCGGCTCGGCCTCCGGCTGGCCGGCGCGCCGGTGCGGGTGCTGGTCCTCTCCGACGTGCCGGGCGACGACCTCTCCACCATCGCCTCCGGCCCCTTCACCGGCGACCCCACCAGCTGGGCCGACGTGGCCAGGGTCCTGGCCGCCAGCGGCGTGGCCGGGGCGCTGCCGGCGGCGGTGCGCCGGCTGGTGGAGGCGGGCGCCGACCGCGGGACCGCCGGGCCGGGCGGCCCCCCGGCGGAGACGCCCAAGCCCGGCGATCCCCGCCTGGACGGGGTCGAGCACCAGCTGCTGGCCGGCCCGGTGGGCTTCGCGCGCGCCGCGGCCGAGGCGGCCCGGGCCCTCGGGCTCGCGGCCGAGGCGGACCCGCTGCCGCTCTCCGGCGACGTGGCCGAGGTGGCGGCCCGGCTCGGCGCCTGGGCGCGGGCCCACGCCGGGCGCGGCCCGCGGCTGCTGGCGCTGGGCGGGGAGCCCACGGTGGTGGTGCCGCCCGGCGCCGCCCGGCCCGACGGCGGCCGGGCCCAGGCCCTGATGCTGCTGGCGGCGCGGGCCCTCGACGGGCTGCCGGCCGCGGCGCTGGCGGCCGGCTCGGACGGCCGCGACGGCCCCACCGAGCGGGCCGGGGCGGTGGTGGACGGGCGCTCGGCCGCGCTGGCGACCCGGCTCGGCCTCGACCTGGACGCCGCCCTCGCCGAGGCCAGGAGCGGGCCGGCCTGCGACGCCCTGGGCGCCACGCTGCCGCGCTTCGAGACCGGCACCCACCTGGGAGACCTGGTGCTGGTGGCGGTCCGCTGA
- a CDS encoding ferritin — translation MISTSMQAALNAQINVEQYSAQLYLAMGAHCETLSFRGYAHWLRVQAGEETAHAVKLIDFLVNRGGRLELQSVQAPPRDFGGVVQVFEQVLAHEQAITTKISALFERARAEKDHASEITLQWYVTEQVEEESTVGQVVAHLHAVGDKGGGIWYLDSKMGKRGAA, via the coding sequence GTGATCAGCACGTCCATGCAGGCAGCCCTCAACGCCCAGATCAACGTCGAGCAGTACTCCGCGCAGCTCTACCTGGCCATGGGCGCGCACTGCGAGACCCTCAGCTTCCGCGGCTACGCCCACTGGCTGCGCGTGCAGGCCGGCGAGGAGACCGCCCACGCCGTCAAGCTCATCGACTTCCTGGTGAACCGGGGCGGCCGGCTCGAGCTGCAGTCGGTGCAGGCGCCGCCGCGCGACTTCGGCGGCGTCGTCCAGGTCTTCGAGCAGGTGCTGGCCCACGAGCAGGCCATCACCACCAAGATCAGCGCGCTCTTCGAGCGGGCCCGCGCCGAGAAGGACCACGCCAGCGAGATCACGCTGCAGTGGTACGTGACCGAGCAGGTGGAGGAGGAGAGCACCGTGGGCCAGGTCGTGGCCCACCTGCACGCCGTCGGCGACAAGGGCGGCGGCATCTGGTACCTCGACTCCAAGATGGGGAAGCGCGGCGCGGCCTGA
- a CDS encoding methionyl-tRNA formyltransferase yields MRVVFLGTPEFAVPTLAALERSGHQVVALVAQPDRPAGRGGALRAPATKAWAEAHGVPVLQPQKVRDGTLAAALRPLSPDVLVVTAYGRILGRDLLTLAPLGAVNVHASLLPRWRGAAPIQWAVASGEAETGVTIMQMDEGLDTGDVLMARALAIGPEETAEQLSPRLAALGGEALVEALPLLAAGALVPVRQDGARHTLAPILEKEHGRLDFTRPAPELAARLRGFTPWPGAFTTLDGKVLKIHAARARPPGGPDAGAPPGAARATSEGLLVGCGAGTALLVTEVQPEGKRRMPAADFLHGLGGRPLVLGS; encoded by the coding sequence ATGCGCGTCGTCTTCCTCGGCACGCCCGAGTTCGCCGTCCCGACCCTGGCGGCCCTCGAGCGGTCCGGCCACCAGGTGGTCGCCCTGGTGGCCCAGCCCGACCGGCCGGCCGGCCGCGGCGGGGCGCTGCGGGCGCCGGCCACCAAGGCCTGGGCCGAGGCCCACGGCGTGCCGGTGCTGCAGCCGCAGAAGGTGCGAGACGGAACGCTGGCCGCGGCGCTGCGGCCGCTCTCGCCCGACGTGCTGGTGGTCACCGCCTACGGCCGCATCCTGGGCCGGGACCTGCTCACGCTGGCCCCGCTCGGCGCCGTCAACGTGCACGCCTCGCTCCTGCCGCGCTGGCGCGGCGCCGCCCCCATCCAGTGGGCGGTGGCCAGCGGCGAGGCCGAGACCGGCGTGACCATCATGCAGATGGACGAGGGGCTCGACACCGGCGACGTCCTCATGGCCCGGGCGCTGGCCATCGGCCCGGAGGAGACCGCCGAGCAGCTGTCGCCGCGCCTGGCGGCGCTGGGCGGCGAGGCGCTGGTGGAGGCGCTGCCGCTGCTGGCGGCCGGGGCGCTGGTGCCGGTGCGGCAGGACGGCGCCCGCCACACGCTGGCCCCCATCCTGGAGAAGGAACACGGCCGGCTCGACTTCACCAGGCCAGCCCCCGAGCTGGCCGCCCGGCTGCGCGGCTTCACCCCCTGGCCCGGCGCCTTCACCACGCTGGACGGGAAGGTCCTCAAGATCCACGCCGCCCGCGCCCGGCCCCCCGGCGGCCCGGACGCCGGGGCCCCGCCCGGCGCCGCCCGCGCCACCTCCGAGGGGCTGCTCGTCGGCTGCGGCGCCGGCACCGCCCTCCTCGTCACCGAGGTGCAGCCCGAGGGCAAGCGGCGCATGCCCGCGGCCGACTTCCTCCACGGCCTCGGCGGCCGCCCCCTGGTGCTCGGATCATGA
- a CDS encoding DNA alkylation repair protein translates to MADLLKTIFDAALVADLAAMLRGADPSFASEAFRAEASAGLEALELKDRAAWIAAVMGRHLPADFERAAGVVERSLGPEIEGDELTGLGRAPFRYLPHVLWVAQRGTGHFEAAMRLQHALTRRFSCEFSIRSSLEAEPERTLARLLEWTADPSPHVRRLASEGTRPRLPWATRFTGQAADPRPALALLERLRDDPTTLVRRSVANHLNDLSKDDPALALATCRRWLRGASPERRALVQHALRTLLRTRHPAALALAGHGAPPRVAVTLAVTPRRVAVGGTALVRVELRSRAARVQPLRVDLAVHFVKASGRTAPKAFRVASLELAPRGTASLSKRVSLAVHSTRTPRPGRHRVELVVNGQVLGEAAFQVAAAPAGAATRAR, encoded by the coding sequence ATGGCCGACCTGCTCAAGACCATCTTCGACGCGGCCCTGGTGGCCGACCTGGCCGCCATGCTGCGAGGCGCCGACCCGTCCTTCGCCTCCGAGGCCTTCCGGGCCGAGGCCAGCGCCGGGCTCGAGGCGCTGGAGCTGAAGGACCGGGCCGCCTGGATCGCCGCGGTGATGGGCCGCCACCTGCCGGCCGACTTCGAGCGCGCCGCCGGGGTGGTGGAGCGCTCGCTCGGGCCCGAGATCGAGGGGGACGAGCTCACCGGGCTGGGCCGGGCGCCCTTCCGCTACCTGCCCCACGTCCTGTGGGTGGCCCAGCGCGGCACCGGCCACTTCGAGGCGGCCATGCGGCTGCAGCACGCCCTGACCCGCCGCTTCAGCTGCGAGTTCTCCATCCGCAGCTCCCTCGAGGCCGAGCCGGAGCGGACGCTGGCGCGCCTGCTCGAGTGGACCGCCGACCCCAGCCCGCACGTGCGCCGGCTGGCCTCGGAGGGGACCCGGCCCCGCCTGCCCTGGGCGACCCGCTTCACCGGCCAGGCCGCCGACCCTCGGCCAGCCCTGGCGCTGCTGGAGCGGCTGCGCGACGACCCCACCACCCTGGTGCGCCGCTCGGTGGCCAACCACCTGAACGACCTCTCCAAGGACGACCCGGCCCTGGCCCTGGCCACCTGCCGGCGCTGGCTGCGCGGCGCCTCGCCGGAGCGGCGGGCGCTGGTGCAGCACGCCCTGCGCACGCTCCTCAGGACGCGCCACCCCGCGGCGCTGGCGCTGGCGGGCCACGGCGCGCCGCCCCGGGTGGCGGTCACCCTGGCCGTCACGCCGCGCCGGGTGGCGGTGGGCGGCACGGCGCTGGTGCGGGTGGAGCTGCGCAGCCGCGCCGCCCGGGTCCAGCCGCTGCGGGTGGACCTGGCCGTCCACTTCGTCAAGGCCAGCGGGCGCACCGCCCCGAAGGCCTTCCGCGTGGCCAGCCTGGAGCTGGCGCCGCGGGGCACCGCCAGCCTCTCGAAGCGGGTGTCGCTGGCGGTGCACAGCACCCGCACGCCGCGCCCCGGGCGCCACCGGGTGGAGCTGGTGGTGAACGGGCAGGTGCTGGGGGAGGCGGCGTTCCAGGTGGCGGCGGCCCCGGCCGGCGCGGCGACGCGGGCGCGCTGA
- a CDS encoding ribulose-phosphate 3-epimerase: protein MTPPLRIAPSILSADFGRLAEEIRAVEAAGADWVHVDVMDGRFVPNLTIGPLVVEAVRKATRLPVDVHLMIVEPERYVEAFARAGADVISVHAEASPHLHRTLQAIRAAGARPAVALNPATGLEVLEYVLGDCEMVLLMSVNPGFGGQRYIPACTEKVRRLRAMADARGQALEIQVDGGLKADTVGAVAAAGANVLVAGSAVFGAPDYRQAIADLRAGAAAARASP, encoded by the coding sequence ATGACGCCTCCCCTGCGGATCGCCCCCTCCATCCTCTCCGCCGACTTCGGCCGCCTGGCCGAGGAGATCCGCGCCGTGGAGGCGGCCGGCGCCGACTGGGTCCACGTGGACGTGATGGACGGGCGCTTCGTGCCCAACCTCACCATCGGTCCGCTGGTGGTGGAGGCGGTCCGGAAGGCCACCCGGCTCCCCGTCGACGTCCACCTCATGATCGTCGAGCCGGAGCGCTACGTGGAGGCCTTCGCCAGGGCCGGCGCCGACGTCATCTCCGTGCACGCCGAGGCCTCGCCCCATCTGCACCGGACGCTGCAGGCCATCCGCGCCGCCGGCGCCCGGCCCGCCGTGGCGCTCAACCCGGCCACCGGGCTGGAGGTGCTGGAGTACGTGCTCGGCGACTGCGAGATGGTGCTCCTCATGTCGGTCAACCCTGGCTTCGGCGGGCAGCGCTACATCCCGGCCTGCACCGAGAAGGTGCGCCGCCTGCGGGCCATGGCCGACGCCCGCGGGCAGGCGCTGGAGATCCAGGTGGACGGCGGCCTCAAGGCCGACACCGTGGGCGCCGTGGCGGCCGCCGGCGCCAACGTGCTCGTGGCTGGCTCCGCCGTCTTCGGCGCGCCCGACTACCGCCAGGCCATCGCCGACCTCCGGGCCGGCGCCGCGGCCGCGCGGGCCTCACCGTGA
- the hutG gene encoding formimidoylglutamase yields MHRPAEPHRWQGREDAGEGPRAVRWHRQVTPLAPGAAPGVALLGFACDEGVRRNAGRVGAAEGPAALRRALAGLAWHVGRPVHDAGDVVVEEEALEEAQAELGAHVARLLGDGHLPIVMGGGHEVAYGSFLGLLAADAGRLGVVNLDAHLDLRAGRASSGTPFRQIAEACAARGRPFRYLCLGVDQAANTAALLDTAAGLGATFRRDRDCTPGRLEEVRAALAAFLGPVERVHLTVDLDALPAHVAPGVSAPAARGLALEVAEALVDDVLASGKLALFEVAELNPRLDLDGRTARVAARLVEQVARGP; encoded by the coding sequence ATGCACCGTCCCGCTGAGCCGCACCGCTGGCAGGGCCGGGAGGACGCCGGCGAGGGGCCGCGCGCCGTGCGCTGGCACCGGCAGGTCACGCCGCTGGCCCCGGGCGCCGCGCCGGGGGTGGCGCTGCTGGGGTTCGCCTGCGACGAGGGCGTGCGGCGCAACGCGGGCCGGGTGGGGGCGGCCGAGGGGCCGGCGGCGCTGCGGCGCGCGCTGGCCGGGCTGGCCTGGCACGTGGGGCGGCCGGTCCACGACGCCGGCGACGTGGTGGTCGAGGAGGAGGCGCTGGAGGAGGCGCAGGCGGAGCTGGGGGCCCACGTGGCCCGGCTCCTCGGCGACGGCCACCTGCCCATCGTCATGGGCGGCGGCCACGAGGTGGCCTACGGCAGCTTCCTCGGGCTCCTCGCCGCGGACGCCGGCCGGCTCGGGGTGGTGAACCTCGACGCGCACCTCGACCTGCGGGCCGGGCGCGCCTCCTCGGGCACGCCGTTCCGCCAGATCGCCGAGGCCTGCGCCGCGCGCGGCCGGCCCTTCCGCTACCTCTGCCTGGGCGTGGACCAGGCGGCCAACACCGCGGCGCTGCTGGACACGGCCGCCGGCCTGGGCGCCACCTTCCGGCGCGATCGCGACTGCACGCCGGGCCGCCTGGAGGAGGTGCGCGCGGCGCTGGCCGCCTTCCTGGGCCCGGTGGAGCGGGTCCACCTCACCGTGGACCTCGACGCCCTGCCGGCCCACGTGGCCCCCGGCGTCTCGGCGCCGGCGGCGCGCGGCCTGGCGCTCGAGGTGGCCGAGGCGCTGGTGGACGACGTCCTGGCCAGCGGCAAGCTGGCGCTCTTCGAGGTGGCCGAGCTCAACCCCAGGCTCGACCTCGACGGCCGCACCGCCCGGGTGGCGGCGCGGCTGGTGGAGCAGGTGGCGCGCGGACCCTGA
- a CDS encoding HEAT repeat domain-containing protein, with amino-acid sequence MRQPRSHLRRTALALAALAALAACSEPRDLAGWAARAASRNRLDEKLAALASARAAAGDPATIGDRAAAVAPLVEVLGQAPKARQQAAVILGELGRPEAAGPLLAALDRSGTADRDVNLANAAIAAALGALRAQEAVPVLAPLAVRASDPFVQVAAIDALGAIGAPAAVDSLLTVVEDGQAAPFAVKKALLALGRIGDPRAVPAVVRSLFTEGPGVSYFPEAAFAVSQLGEAAAGPLTALVEGRDAPLAAWAAERRVHPAALRAKAAQLLGDVGGQAAVPALVAALGYQDETPEARLFVRVFAAESLGRLRARPAVGPLAAALAAEKDPDARHRYADALARIGDPAGLPALRAAAGAPGPVAAREAMLEALSRVGGEVDRPLLEAARAACAVGCQPGLLAALDGMAARLDAARACGDSLACWSGRLADQRAEVRDRAALVVGRDGGAAEVAALRMALVRPVGTDAELAARYHAVLALDEVTRRHPPGSAGLEAAAAIEAAVAADKGRLLTAGVNEDALRLAGRLRRAAR; translated from the coding sequence ATGCGCCAGCCGCGAAGCCACCTCCGCCGCACCGCCCTCGCCCTGGCCGCCCTGGCGGCGCTGGCCGCCTGCTCCGAACCGAGGGACCTGGCCGGCTGGGCCGCGCGGGCCGCCTCGCGCAACCGGCTCGACGAGAAGCTGGCCGCCCTGGCCTCGGCCCGCGCCGCGGCCGGCGATCCGGCCACCATCGGCGACCGCGCCGCCGCCGTGGCGCCGCTGGTCGAGGTGCTCGGGCAGGCCCCCAAGGCGCGCCAGCAGGCGGCCGTCATCCTGGGCGAGCTGGGCCGGCCCGAGGCCGCGGGGCCGCTCCTGGCGGCGCTCGACCGCTCCGGCACGGCCGACCGGGACGTCAACCTGGCCAACGCCGCCATCGCCGCGGCGCTCGGCGCGCTGCGGGCCCAGGAGGCGGTGCCGGTGCTGGCGCCGCTGGCGGTCCGGGCCAGCGACCCCTTCGTGCAGGTGGCCGCCATCGACGCCCTGGGGGCCATCGGCGCGCCGGCGGCGGTGGACTCGCTGCTGACGGTGGTGGAGGACGGGCAGGCCGCGCCGTTCGCCGTGAAGAAGGCGCTGCTGGCGCTGGGGCGCATCGGCGACCCGCGCGCCGTGCCGGCGGTGGTGCGCTCGCTCTTCACCGAGGGACCGGGCGTCAGCTACTTCCCGGAGGCGGCCTTCGCGGTCTCGCAGCTGGGCGAGGCGGCGGCCGGGCCGCTGACCGCCCTGGTGGAGGGCCGGGACGCCCCGCTGGCGGCCTGGGCGGCGGAGCGGCGGGTGCACCCGGCCGCGCTGCGGGCCAAGGCCGCGCAGCTGCTGGGCGACGTGGGAGGCCAGGCGGCGGTGCCGGCCCTGGTGGCTGCGCTCGGGTACCAGGACGAGACGCCCGAGGCGCGCCTCTTCGTGAGGGTCTTCGCCGCCGAGTCGCTGGGCCGGCTGCGCGCCCGCCCGGCGGTGGGGCCGCTGGCCGCGGCGCTGGCGGCCGAGAAGGACCCGGACGCGCGCCACCGCTACGCCGACGCGCTGGCCCGCATCGGCGACCCGGCCGGGCTGCCGGCCCTGCGGGCCGCCGCGGGGGCGCCGGGTCCGGTGGCGGCGCGAGAGGCCATGCTCGAGGCCCTGTCGAGGGTGGGCGGCGAGGTCGATCGGCCGCTCCTCGAGGCGGCCCGCGCCGCCTGCGCCGTGGGGTGCCAGCCCGGCCTGCTGGCCGCCCTGGACGGCATGGCGGCCCGGCTGGACGCCGCCCGCGCCTGCGGCGACAGCCTGGCCTGCTGGAGCGGCAGGCTGGCAGACCAGCGCGCCGAGGTGCGCGACCGGGCGGCGCTGGTGGTGGGGCGCGACGGCGGCGCGGCCGAGGTGGCGGCGCTGCGGATGGCGCTGGTCCGGCCGGTCGGCACCGACGCCGAGCTGGCCGCCCGGTACCACGCCGTGCTGGCGCTCGACGAGGTGACCCGCCGGCACCCGCCCGGGTCGGCCGGCCTGGAGGCGGCGGCCGCCATCGAGGCCGCGGTGGCCGCCGACAAGGGCCGGCTGCTGACCGCCGGGGTGAACGAGGACGCGCTCCGCCTGGCCGGACGGCTGCGCCGGGCCGCCAGGTAG
- a CDS encoding DUF2378 family protein has product MPADRTDLAARLAAATREDTIRGLAFNSAFDVVREHADEATILLCDPTGKGKRSDFISYPVADFLNVLWAVADRLERKVGGPDEVSFQVGYRATAGVLGSMLGHTLLTFGRTPKAVMTQVPTAFKAIAGYGQRFVTWQGERHATVEFEREFLPVPYLRGALRAGLDATGATNPVIEAQEARFMRVVFDVTWG; this is encoded by the coding sequence ATGCCCGCCGACCGCACCGACCTCGCCGCCCGCCTCGCCGCCGCCACCCGCGAAGACACCATCCGCGGCCTGGCCTTCAACTCGGCCTTCGACGTCGTGCGCGAGCACGCCGACGAGGCGACCATCCTGCTGTGCGATCCCACCGGGAAGGGGAAGCGCTCGGACTTCATCTCCTACCCGGTGGCCGACTTCCTCAACGTCCTGTGGGCCGTGGCCGACCGGCTGGAGCGGAAGGTGGGCGGGCCGGACGAGGTCTCCTTCCAGGTGGGCTATCGGGCCACCGCCGGCGTGCTGGGGTCGATGCTGGGCCACACGCTCCTCACCTTCGGGCGCACGCCGAAGGCGGTGATGACGCAGGTGCCCACGGCCTTCAAGGCCATCGCCGGCTACGGCCAGCGCTTCGTGACCTGGCAGGGCGAGCGCCACGCCACGGTGGAGTTCGAGCGCGAGTTCCTGCCGGTGCCCTACCTTCGGGGAGCGCTCAGGGCCGGGCTGGACGCGACCGGTGCCACCAACCCGGTCATCGAGGCGCAGGAGGCCCGGTTCATGCGGGTGGTGTTCGACGTGACGTGGGGGTAG
- a CDS encoding cysteine hydrolase — MNVLTLAVAALLGAGSTSTSTSTATATPPTSTAAPAPFGPATLLVIDVQNFYFPGGTLPLTGPLEASLKARALLDAFRARGWPVVHVLHLGKGQAAPSPDSGEEGYRAHPNVRPLPGEVVIGKREANAFRDTELLATLRSLGTTRLVIAGMQTQMCVEAATRAAADLGFQVTVVHDACASRPLTFGGLEVPAPQVHAAALAAMASAYATVTSTEALLARLPPATP, encoded by the coding sequence ATGAACGTGCTCACGCTGGCAGTCGCCGCACTCCTGGGCGCCGGATCGACCTCGACCTCGACCTCGACCGCGACTGCGACCCCCCCGACCTCGACCGCGGCTCCGGCCCCCTTCGGCCCCGCCACCCTGCTCGTCATCGACGTGCAGAACTTCTACTTCCCCGGCGGCACGCTCCCGCTCACCGGACCGCTGGAGGCCAGCCTGAAGGCCAGGGCCCTGCTCGACGCCTTCCGCGCGCGCGGCTGGCCGGTGGTGCACGTGCTCCACCTCGGCAAGGGGCAGGCGGCGCCCAGCCCGGACTCCGGCGAGGAGGGCTACCGCGCCCACCCGAACGTGCGGCCGCTGCCGGGGGAGGTGGTCATCGGCAAGCGCGAGGCCAACGCCTTCCGCGACACCGAGCTGCTCGCCACGCTCCGGTCGCTCGGGACCACCCGGCTGGTCATCGCCGGGATGCAGACCCAGATGTGCGTGGAGGCCGCCACCCGGGCCGCCGCCGACCTCGGCTTCCAGGTCACGGTGGTGCACGACGCCTGCGCCAGCCGCCCCCTCACCTTCGGCGGCCTGGAGGTGCCGGCGCCCCAGGTCCACGCCGCGGCGCTGGCGGCCATGGCCAGCGCCTACGCCACCGTGACCTCCACCGAGGCCCTGCTGGCCAGGTTGCCACCTGCCACCCCCTGA
- a CDS encoding imidazolonepropionase, with translation MWDLLVRHARLATQVTGGPGAAGLVEDGAIAVEGGRIRWVGPDAALPAGAAARAELGAEGRLLTPGLVDCHTHLVHAGNRAGEWAARLGGASYEEVAAAGGGIRATVRATRAAGFDRLLAESLPRLAALLSDGVTTVEVKSGYGLDLVTELTMLRVARRLGELLPVTVRTTFLGAHAVPPEFEGRADRYVDLLVERLLPEVAGGLADAVDAYCEVGAFSPAQVGRLFDAAARHGLPVKLHAEQRSDSGGAALVAAHRGLSADHLEHLSPAGVAALAGAGTVAVLLPGAFLHLRETRPPPVAALRAAGVPLAVATDWNPGTSPLGALTTAMNLACTLLGLSPEEALAGATRHGARALGLTDRGALAPGLRGDLAIWNLETPAELCGRLAVPSLATRVVAGGVHHAPSR, from the coding sequence CCGCCTCGCCACCCAGGTGACCGGTGGGCCCGGGGCCGCGGGCCTCGTCGAGGACGGGGCCATCGCGGTGGAGGGCGGGCGCATCCGGTGGGTGGGCCCGGACGCGGCGCTGCCGGCCGGCGCGGCGGCGCGGGCCGAGCTCGGCGCCGAGGGGCGGCTCCTCACGCCCGGCCTGGTCGACTGCCACACCCACCTGGTCCACGCCGGGAACCGGGCCGGCGAGTGGGCGGCGCGGCTGGGCGGCGCCAGCTACGAGGAGGTCGCCGCGGCCGGCGGGGGCATCCGCGCCACCGTGCGCGCCACCCGCGCCGCCGGGTTCGACCGGCTGCTGGCCGAGAGCCTGCCGCGGCTGGCCGCGCTGCTGTCCGACGGGGTCACCACCGTGGAGGTGAAGAGCGGCTACGGCCTCGACCTCGTCACCGAGCTCACCATGCTGCGGGTGGCGCGGCGGCTCGGCGAGCTGCTGCCGGTGACGGTGCGGACCACCTTCCTCGGGGCCCACGCCGTGCCGCCGGAGTTCGAGGGCCGGGCCGACCGGTACGTCGACCTGCTCGTCGAGCGGCTGCTGCCCGAGGTGGCGGGGGGGCTGGCCGACGCGGTGGACGCCTACTGCGAGGTGGGCGCCTTCTCCCCCGCCCAGGTCGGCCGGCTCTTCGACGCCGCCGCCCGCCACGGCCTGCCGGTCAAGCTGCACGCCGAGCAGCGCAGCGACTCGGGCGGCGCGGCCCTGGTGGCGGCGCACCGCGGGCTCTCGGCCGACCACCTGGAGCACCTCTCGCCGGCGGGCGTGGCGGCGCTGGCCGGGGCCGGCACGGTGGCGGTGCTCCTGCCCGGCGCCTTCCTGCACCTGCGCGAGACCAGGCCGCCCCCGGTGGCGGCGCTGCGGGCCGCCGGCGTGCCGCTGGCGGTGGCCACCGACTGGAACCCGGGCACCTCGCCCCTGGGCGCGCTCACCACCGCCATGAACCTGGCCTGCACGCTCCTGGGGCTCTCGCCCGAGGAGGCGCTGGCCGGCGCCACCCGGCACGGCGCCAGGGCGCTCGGCCTGACCGACCGCGGCGCGCTGGCGCCCGGGCTGCGCGGCGATCTCGCCATCTGGAACCTGGAGACGCCCGCCGAGCTGTGCGGACGCCTGGCCGTCCCCTCGCTCGCCACCCGCGTGGTGGCCGGAGGCGTGCACCATGCACCGTCCCGCTGA